ATATCCAGCGCCTGACCAATCTTCCAGGAGGTCTGCAAGGATGGAGTGTGCGGGGAGTTTACCTTCCTGGCTCCCTTACAGTTTGTTCCTCAACAGTCAGAGCCATCTTTGCACAATGTAAATCAAATCAAGTTATTATCCTTCAATCTAttctcatttcagcctcccaaggatcCATGTGAAACTGTCAGATCAtgtcaggtctctgctcaaaaccctctaAAAACTCCCAGCCCCATGGCACTCCCAGTAACGTGCAAAGTCCTGCTAATGCCCTGCAACAGGGCCTTGGAAATGCCTTGTCAGACCTCTCTTCCTGCCACTCTTCCCTCACTTTGCTTCATTACCCTGGCTTTCTTGCTGTTCCTCCAAAACACCCCCACAGTACAAGGCTCTGGCCTTTGTATTGGCTGCTTCTTCAACCTAGAATGATCTCCGTCTGTTactatctcatcttgaattgtagttcctgtaattcccacatgtcatagGAGTCACCAGGTGGAGATAAATGAATtttgggggtggttcccccatcctgttctcgtgatagtgaaacGGGAGAGTTCTCTGGTCCCCTGCCACAAGATGTGCGATGGGGGTGTGGCTCTCTGTTCTGCCACTGCAAGCTGAAACCCTTTAAGGGAGGGGGAGCATGCATACAGGCAGGTGCAGGAACTGGGGCAAGTGCTTTTGGGCTTCCGCCTTATGGCAGCATCTAAGGGTGGGTGTCTATAACTTTCAAAGCCCAAGTGTGCATGTATTACAGTGTACTCTTTTAGCCTTGCCATCCGCAAGTAGTTTAAGGGTTAACCAGCTCAGTGAATCCTCTGCCTTTTTGCAAAAGGAGGGGGCTAGTGTGACAGTTTTCTGTATCCCAAGCTCTCATCCAGCATCCCAGAAGAATTGGGTCAcacatggacttgaaggatgaatgcaggggttttattgagtggtgaaagtggctctcagtgggatggatggggagctagATAGGGGATGGAGTAGGAatatgatcttcccctggagtctgGCCAATTCTCCGAACatccccagccaaactcctcctgacattccttctcttctctcctctgctgCACCATTCTGTTGTCTGTCTCCTCGTCTCCTAGTCTGcttctggagcctggggtttggggcttatatgggtacaggatagggaacatggcaggccaaaaggcaacttttggggTGCAAAAACAGGAATGCTTATTTCTCACTTAGGGCAGCAGGTATCCAGgtttgagggtggggcctttgccaggaactgccctcttctacccagtatttccctgtctcctgttcGTATcaatagtgagttagttctcacgagatctggtggttttacaagggtcttcccccttcactgggcactcattTTCTCTgctgccaccctgtgaagtgGTGtttcctgccatgattgtaagtttcctgagacctccctagccatgtgaaactgtgagtcaattaaacctcttttctttacaaattacccagtgttgggtatttcttcacagcagcgtGAGAAAGGGCTAATACAGTTACCCATTGCTTTCTTCCTCATGTCATTCAGGTCTCTGGTTAGATGTTACCTTTTCCATGAGGACTTTCCAGACCTCTATATTTGAAATTGCAACTCTGCTTCCACCCTGCCCATGTCTGGCTCCCTTCCTTACttgatttcttctatttctgcCTGTCTttccacactagaatataagctctatGAGAACAGGAATTTGTCTGGAGGAAGTCAAGGGCTAAAACAGGAAGCAGAGCgaaataaattatcaaaaatcAACAGTCAAGTATGATATTAAAAGGAGAAGAGGCGATGGGGTCAGGGATGACTCTATTAAGCGTTAGGGTGATGGTAAAGATGTTGGCTTTTCCTGAAAGAGAAAAGTGATCAAAGGGTTTGGTTTTTTCAGTGTGTTTGTGTTTAGctacagggtctcactgtgttgtctggGTTGGAGTATAGTGACTCTCACAGGAGCCATCATAGtacacagcctcaaactcctgggctcaagtgatcttcccgcctcagcctcccaagtagctgggatggcagGATTGCAACAGCATGCAGGCATTAaaggattttgagcagaggaatgaccTGACTTTGGTGTTAAAAGGATCATTTTAGCTTATGCTTTGTGAAGGGACTATAGGGGGTAAGAACTGAAGCAGGGAGACCTGTTAGGAGGCGGTTGTCATAAAATAGGCAAGATGATAGTAGCTTAGACCAGGGTGGTAGCAATGAGGTTGTGGAGAGTGGTTAGATTCTGTGGAGGTTTTAAAAGCAGAGTTGGCAGGATTTGGTTTTGGAGCAGACATCAGGGTTAAGAAGGGAAGAGTTGAAAATGACTCTAAAGTTTTATGGCTTGAGTAACTGGAAGAATGAAGTTGAGATTCACTGAAATATGGGAGacagtggggaggaggagaaggtcaGGAGCTCCTTAAACTTGAATTGGTCTCATTAAACTTGAATTGCCAACTAGGCATCCAGAGACTGGGGAGGCAATTGGATAAGATTTTTGGGAGAGGCCAGTCACTCTATTAATTCTGTCTCCTAAATCTCTCTCAGATTTTTTCCATTCTCCCTCTTAGAAGCTTTTTCCACACTCATTTGCCTTCTCTCCATGTTCTACCTTTAAACAGAATCATCTTTCAAATCTGATTAATTTTTCAAACCTTGTAGCCAGCTACTACCACCTTGTATCACATTCCCGTTCTCCTTCATTACTGCCCAAGATGTAAGCCCCTCTAGTTTTTAGTCTCAACCCTATATTTCTCCATGCATCCTTTCCCTGACCCCACATCTCAGACTCCCTTGCCTCCAAAACCTTCTCATGGTACCCTTCTGTTCCAACATCAACATCTTGCTAAATGCCCCCTCAGCCTCTTTGAATAAATGGTCACTTGACTTTTCTCTCTCAATCCTTCGTGCTCATcatcaccacatccagttaatcaCCAAAATCCTGTTGATATCATCTTGTCAAGGAAAATAGTGAAAGACtttgaaattggaaaaaaagacTGGATGTCCGTGCCCAAGGCACCATTATCAGTTTTGTGagcctttccttgtttttaagaTATTTATAACTCTATAAATTGTAGCAAATACATAATAACGCAACAGATTCTTAaccatagaaatgcaaatgaaggccagatgcagtggctcccgcctgtaatcctagcactttgggaggccgaggtgggctgatcatgaggtcagtagttttagaccagcctggccaatgtggtaaaaccccgtctctactgaaaatacaaaaattagcaaggcgtggtggcgcatgcctgtagtcccagctactcgggaggctaaggcaggataattgcttgaacccaggaggtgggagttacagtgagccgagactgtgccattgcactccagcctgggcaacagagcaagactctgtctcaaaaaaaaaaaaaaaaaagaaatgcaaatgaattgTGTCTGGTAGACAACAATCGATCATTGCCTAGAGGATATTGACTGGTTTTGTCCCTAATTGTACATTCGTTTTAGCATTTTGGCATTCTTGATTGCCTACATATATGTGTgttctttgaatttttcttatAACATTGTACTGGTtccctcattaattaatgagttaaatagAATTTTGACactttcattttgtgtgtgtataaattattatttactctttaaaaatgtatccttTAATATTCTGAGTATCTCTTAAATTTGCCTTATTCCCTCCACCTGAATAACCCCTTCTAGCACAGGTCATCATCAACCTTTACCTAGATTATTTTAAAGCCCACTAATTGTACCCTTGCCTGTGGTCTCTCTATCCTATTCCACACTCTCTATTAACCAGAGCGCTTTCCCAGCGTGTAATTCTGAACATACTGCTTAACTTCATAAAATCTCCTGTTCCCAGAACAAAGTGCAGCCCTGTAGACCTATTTTACTTCTCTAGCCTCATGTGTGACATTGACCTGCAGTTCTCAGTCAGACTGATTTCAGTTCTCTGAATTCACTGCCTTCTCTCTCACCTCTGGAATAAAGCACTTGCAATCCTCTTTGCATGCAGCACACTCCACATGCCTCTCCTAATTCTTGCCTGTTCTTTAGGGCTCACTTCTGTTACCACTTCCTTCAGGAAGCCTCCCTCTAGTCTGGGTTAGATGCTCCATTTAAGTCCTCCTCTGGAGCCTGTATTCTCTCaatccctttccccctcccctaaTAGCACATATTACACAGTATTATAATTGCTCTTTAATGATCTCCCCTGCTAGTCTGTAAGCTCTGTGCAGGCAGGTGCCACTTTCAGGTTTGAATCCTGAAATCCTTACCTAAGCAGCTCTAGGATCTGGGGTAAATCCTTGAACTCTTTAGGCCATAATCCAACCTATTAATAATGTCTTTCATAAATTTTATCGTATATCCAACATGTTCAAACCTGCTATTGTTTACCACTACATCCCCAGGGCATAGCACAGGATGTAAGAGTCATTCACAAACATGGTCCCAGGACAATAATAGAAACTTTCCTATAAAAATCCTTTTCAAGGACCATGACCCACCCCACCTACTccagcaccccccacccccctgccAAAAGCACAAATTATACTCAAATAGAAGGTACTTCAGTTtgtttaggtttttattttataaagtcagAGTAAAATATTCAACTCACCTGCTTTTTAATTGTGAATGATTCCATATAATGGCCATCCTAGGAGGGATgaaaaaaggttttgttttattttctctaatttatgaagaaaaaaaggtttatttgattAATGATTCTAgtggctgggaagttcaagattgtGCATCtgcatctgatgagggcctcaggctgcttccacccATGATAGAACGTAAAGGGGAgctggcatgtgcagagatcacatggagagagagaggaagcaagaggagAAGGGTGGAGGTGCCAGGCTcattttaacaaccagctctaaGGAACTAATAGATGAGAACTCACCCCTGAGGAAGGGCATTAATctgttcatgagggatctgctcccatgacccaaacacctccaatTAGGCTCCAatattgggaatcacatttcaacatgaggtttgcaggggacaaatatccaaaccagcACCCAGTGTTCTGCAATTTCACAGTGATGTGCATAAAGTGGGAATTCATTTGTCAATGTATTGGGCACTCAGTGACCTCTCAATTTGGAAGCTCAGTTAATATCCTTGGACTCAGAGAAATTACTATTTTCTTAGATAATTTCAATACCTCCATCTGTTTTCTCATTCTGTAATTCCCCTGGCTTGATCTTCTAATTATTTTCCTCCTTCttgcttgctctctttctcttgtctcttcttctcctctttttgGGCTGATATAGCATCTGGAATGCAAAACCTTTTCTAATCTCAGAGGATATTaattcagagtcttgctctgtcacccaggctggagcacaatggcgagatcttggcttactgcaacctctgcctcccgggttcaaatgcttctcctgcctcagcctcccaagtagctgggattgtaggcactcgccatcacacctggctaatttttgtatttttagtagagatggggttttactatgttggcaagactggtctcaaactctgacatcaagtgatcagccagtctcgacctcccaaagtgctgggattacaggattaagccactgtgcccggccccagaggatattaattctttttaatttttttattcagttCTCTGGACTGTTTCTGTTTCCATCAGTTTGTTTATTTTGGGTTTGCCTTTCATGTTGGAGGCTTTCCTCAAACATATGATGAACTTTGACTGTTCATATTTACTAGTAGACAATTTACTATGAAATTTACTATGAAACCCTGTGTGCAAAGACAGAGCTCACTGAATAACCCCTGACCCTCCTATAGGGTTATCAGTGGTGTATTAACTGGGGTCCCACAAGAAACAGGTGCCACACTCCTTCAGAGAAGCTGAGAACAATTTAAAAACAGTGGACAAGGAAGACAGCAATAAGGAAAAAGTAAGCaacaagaggaaggagaaaagggcaAGAGAGATGACCAGAACTTGGGGACAGTAGCGATGTGAAAGGGGTCATCTCTCTTGCCCTTGGGTCTCTGGCTGATGTCTCTCATTGCCTAGACCCAACCTGAGGGCACGAGAGGGACTCCATGAGGATCAACTGTTGAGTGCACTAAGTAGAACAGAGAAAGTGAATATGGAGGTGGAAGCACAAAAAAGTATCCAGGACAGGTATCCAGCCAATGTGATGGAGGAGCCCAAATGTTAGTAACCCAACATAGCACCTGGCCTATATCACAggatattccataaatatttgcagGGTGAATAAATCAGGCAAGTAATGATCATATCATAATCGGCCTCGAATGTGGTAAAAAATGtttacaagtttttaaatttctaaaaaaatataaaccagggccaggtacagtggctcatgcctgtaatcccagcactttgggaggccgaggtgggtggatcacctgaggtcaggagtttgagaccagcctgaccaacatggtgaaaccccgcttctactaaaaatacaaaattagctgggcacatgcctgtaatcccagctactcggcagactgaggcaggaaaatcgcttaaacccaggaggcagaggttgcagtgagctgagattgcaccattgcaccccagcctaggcaacaagaacaaaactccgtctcaaaaaaaaaaacaaatatatatatatatgtgtgtatatgtgtgtgtgtgtatatatatatatatgtatatatatatatatatatatagagagagagagagagagagagagagagagagagagcgcacagGAACTTCTTTTGATGAATTGTCTGAATAACCCCAACATAAGATCTACAACCAGGTAAAAGTAGAATAATTTCCCTTGTTGAATTTGGAGAACCTGTGGGCATCCCTAATTTTGACACCCTGCTCACTTGCCCTTCTTGTTGCCTCAAGCCTCTCCCACTTCTCTCTTCCCATGTCCTCTGCAAAAATGCCTCCTAAGAGGCCACAAAGAACTTAGTTTGAAAGCCATGGGGATATGTGAAGTGCCATGTAGCACCCTCTGAAGTAGGTACTACAGCAGCTCTACTCTGAATCATGGGATTTCTGGCCTTCTTTCAGTGAACATTCTTCTTGATCCTTCCTGTGTTTCTTCTTCCCTTGACCCTGCAGGAGCTCAAGGTGGCTCTGTGGCCAGGGCAATTTTGGAGAGCAAAAAATTTGCAGTGAGAGCAGTGACCAGGGATGTAACTCGACCAAAAGCCCTGGAGCTCCAGCGCCTTGGAGCTGAGGTGGTAAAAGGTGACCTGAATGATAAAGCATCCGTGGACAGTGCCTTAAAAGGTGCCTATGGGGTCTTCTTGGTGACCAACTTCTGGGACGCTCTCAACAAAGATAAGGAAGTGTTTCAGGTAGAAaccaaattctttcttttttcctttgagcCCTTTCCTCTTACCCTCCCTAGCAGCTTCTTTCCTTCCTAGAAGGGGACAGGCCTTCAATCTGGGCAAATATATGTCTTACATCCCCTTTGGCATTTATAAAAAACATGTACTTTAAGTACTTGTTAAaggtatttttgtaaaattaatgtTATGTAGCATCTGTCTAGGTCTCAAGACCTTGAATATTCCAGAGTGACCGTTTAATGAAGCTAGTCATTGGATTATGTACTTCTCACTATTTGTTTGTACATGGCATGGGGGGTGGTAGCAAGGGTATCCCCAAATTTGAGGCTAGTCTGAGAGTGAAACGGAAAGAATAAAGATGTAATTTACACTTCATTTACACTTCAGATAGATAATTTGGGGATGGgaacatagaaaaagaaataaatgagcaaacaaaCCCACAGTAAATTAAATTCAGGGAAAATGAAAGTTTGTAGAAAAAGTAAacgtaggctgggcgcagtggctcacgcctgtaatcccagcacttttggaggccaaggcggatggatcacctgaggttgggagtttgagaccagcctgaacaacatggtgaaaccctgtctctactaaaaatacaaaattagccgggcgtggtggtgcatgcctgtaatcccagctaattgggaggctgaggcaggagaatcggttgaacctgggagttggaggttgcagtgagccaagatcggactatttctctccagtgtgggcaacaagagtgaaagtccgtctcaaaaaaaaaaaaaaaaaaaaaagagaaaaaaaagaaaaagaagaaataaatgtaaccaTAGAATATCACATAACTCAGCTTCAGCTGTGTGTAAGCACTAAATATTGATCTAGCCAAAAACAATGATTGGGAGAATGAAAAAAGGgaattgtgtatatgtgtggtggtggtggtgctggtggacAACGTGAGTGAGTAAGAGAGGAGACAGAGCgagtgagtgagagagaataATTAAATCCTCATCTTTCATAGTAGGAATTTAGTTGATGATATTTCAAATTGAAAAAATCGAGAATTAGTGgtataaacatttacaaaaataaacagctaaatgaaattgaagtGTTACTTCTGGAGAACAGTAATCAGCATGGGGCACAgggaacttattttattttatttgttttattttatttttttagagacagggtctcactatgttacccatgctggtcctgaactcctgggctcaagtaatcctcccatctcagcctcttgggaatttctttttcactataagaTCCATTCCCTCCCAACCCATGACAGtactatttgaaattttaaactatgtatgtgtatacatttgagaaaaaatgaagattacatttaaaaaaatataatggaTGGTATTAGCCACTTGAAGAAATGGTACAATTCAAACAATCGAGAGCAGGATCAAACTGTTCCAGGAATGTCTCTTGAATTAATGATACCATTCACAGCCTGTGTTTTAGTGATAAACTCTGGAAGGGCTTATTTTAGGAGACTTGAATTCTACTTCTGATATTCACTTACTAGGAAACGGAGGGGCACAAGTCACCTCTCGGCTTCACTTCCTGCCTCTGCTAACCCAGGTCAATTATGTCTTCTCTGCCTGCTGCATGAGGTTTTGTAaggaaaagtaagaaagaaaacgcaaaaaggaaggaaaaaaagaagagagagatgaaagTGCTTTGGAAAATTTGGacctaaaaacacacaaaaaagagaatatatatacttatgtgtttgtgtgtgtgtatgtacgcCTCCATTATGCCCTCAATATCCAAATGGTGTGTAGATATAGTCCATTACTAGACacaattatagaaaataaataaatgcgaTTGCAGTTGATCACAAAGACACTGAGCCCAGAGAAAAAGGCCATCTCTTCCTGGCCAGTTGCCACCAGGTTGCTTCTTAGCTTCAGACAGGTATCTGGGGTTcctttctcctctgcctcctccctaaTTTCTTATTCTACTACTCCCCCACCTCCGGTGTTCTGCTGACAGCCCCCATGGGAGCAGGCTGAGGAGTTGGGGGTTTTGGAGTGGAGCCTCTGCTCAGCAATGCTGGTGTGGTGGCCTCTCATAAGGtaaattgaatatattttgagGCTGGTAGAGCTTCCTCTCCATAGGGATGAGGGTAATAAGAAAAGGAGCGGGTGGACCTGGcgccgtggctcaggcctgtaatcccaacagttttgGAGTCCGAGGTAGGCAGatgacttgagatcaggagtttgagaccagcctggccgtatggtgaaaccccatctctattaaaaaatacaaaaaactagctgggcgtggtggtgcccacttgtaatcccagctactcgggaggctgagccaggagaatcacttgaatccagggggcagaagttgcagtgagtggaaatcatgagactctgtctaaaaaaaaaaaaagcagggggcagggagggagaggggagtggAGGAGATTCTGCTCTGAATATCTGTCCGAATGCAAATACAAATACAGCGGCCTATATGAGGATTTACTTTTGACCCTCAGGGGAAGCTGGTGGCAGACACCGCCAAGCATCTGGGTCTGAAGCACGTGGTTTACAGCGGCCTGGAGAACGTCAAGCGGCTGACGGATGGCAAGCTGCAGGTGCCGCACTTTGACAGCAAGGGCGAGGTGGAGGAGTACTTTTGGTCCATTGGCATCCCCACGACCAGTGTCCGCGTGGCGGCCTACTTTGAAAACTTTCTCACGGCGTGGCGGCCCGTGAAGGCCTCTGATGGAGATTACTACACCTTGGGTAAAACGAAATGAAAGCTCACCGGGCACCTGGTTGCCCTCCTCTCCACtcacctgcctccctctttcccttctttcccctcTGCAGTGGACACCTACCATTTGAGTGCCTTCTATGTGTTTAGCTCTGTGTGAAGTGCTGAGAGGGATGCCAAATTGTCCTAGGCTTCTCTAGGGCACTACACTAAATTGCTCTTCTAGGGCAGAGAACTAGATCTGGGATCAGAAGCACAAAGGGTTACATTTCCAATCTTAACATACTGAGCCTCCTTAATGTAAGTACTGGAGTTAGCTATGTGACCtccaacctcagtttcctcaggttatttttatttttattttttgaaatggagtcttgctctgtcgcccagtctgagtgcagcagcatgatcttggctcactgcaacctccacagcctgggttcaagcgattcttgtgcctcagcctcctgagtggctgggattacacgcacccgccaccacacctggctaatttttgcatttttaaatagatacagggtttcaccatgttgaccaggctagtctcaaactccggaACTCAAGGGATCCggccaactcagcctcccaaaataatgggattacaggtgtgagccaccatggctggcagTTTCCTCAGGTTTAATGGGAAAATTGGacaagatgactttttttttttttttttgagtctgggtctctgctgcccaggctggaatgcagtgggtcTTTCGCCCATACTGGGTTTCATTGCTCACTGTGCAGCctcgaacttttgggctcaagcatcctcctacctcagcctcctgagtagctaggactacaggggtaTACCATCACATCTGgccaattcttattttattttatttttgtagaagtggggtctctctttgttgcccaggctggtcttgacctcctgggctttagtgatcctcccgcctctgcctcccaaagtgctgtgattacaggtgtgcgccaccatgcccagcctcaggaTGACTTCTAAGAGCCCTTCTAGCTCATCCATCTGACCTTCTGTGGCAACAATGGAGGAAAAGTGTTCTTCTGATCTGGGTCCCATGGTCAGAATTAGAGCTTAGAGGGACTGTGAcctgcctgggagacaggttCCCAGGCCCTACCTGCACAGAGTCCAATTCCATAGGTCTGGGTTGACACCTGGGAGTTTTAACAAGGGCTCCAGGTAATTCCAATGCTGCTGGTCCACTGGCTGGCATTCCCCTTCCCTTTGGGGACACTTTCTGTGGCCATGGTCAGAGTTGGCCTTTGTGCAGTAGATGGAATGTGGAAATACCAATGACAACAATTCAGGCTTTCTTCCTTGATTCAGAATTAACACTCATCAGAAGCTGGGAGGGgtggcctgtggtcccagctactcaggaggcttaggtgacAGGATCGTTTGAAATAGAATGAGGGACGGGAGGGTAGTAGAAGGTGAAGTCAGAACT
This sequence is a window from Macaca fascicularis isolate 582-1 chromosome 2, T2T-MFA8v1.1. Protein-coding genes within it:
- the LOC102124408 gene encoding nmrA-like family domain-containing protein 1, yielding MESSSTPPTLSFPGNMASKKVITVFGATGAQGGSVARAILESKKFAVRAVTRDVTRPKALELQRLGAEVVKGDLNDKASVDSALKGAYGVFLVTNFWDALNKDKEVFQGKLVADTAKHLGLKHVVYSGLENVKRLTDGKLQVPHFDSKGEVEEYFWSIGIPTTSVRVAAYFENFLTAWRPVKASDGDYYTLAVPMGDVPMDGISVADIGAAVSNIFNSPEEFLGKAVGLSAEALTVQQYADVLSKVLGKKVRDAKITPEVFEKLGFPAAKEIADMCRFYQMKPDRDVKLTHRLNPKVKSFSQFISENQGAFKGM